The Chryseobacterium indologenes genomic sequence AAATTATTGGAAACTGATAGTAAAATCCGGACTATTGAAAGTAAAATAGTCCTAGATCTGGCTTTTGATTTCTGCCATCAATTCTTTTCCGCCGTTTTCAAGAACTACTTTTGCGTATTTTTCGCCAAAATTCTCATCAGTACCATACTCAAAATTTTCATCGATGGCAATGCAATTTTTGCCGTCTAATGAGCATAGTGCCGCTTTAAAGCGTATCTGATCCGCAATGATTTCTGCAAAAGCTCCGATCGGAGCAGTACAGCCACCTTCCAAAGTGCTCAGGAAATTTCTTTCAATCTCCACACAGATTTGTGTCGGCTGGTGATTGATTTGCTTCAGGATTTCATTGATCTCCGGTTTGTCGGTATGTCCGGCAACGGCAATAACACCTTGCGATGGAGCCGAAATCATTAATGGAAGCATTTCATAATCAATTTCCATCTTCATTCTTTTGATGCCTGCCAATGATAAAATGGTGGCATCAAAATTTTCGTCTTCCAGTTTTTGAAGCCTTGTCTGAATGTTTCCACGAATGTCTGAAAACTCTGCATTAGGATAATTTCTTAACCAAAATGCTCTCCTCCTTAAGCTGCTTGTCGCCAGTTTTAGTTCGTGGAATTCTTTATTTCTTGCAGATTCTTTTCTGATCAGGATATCCTGAGGGAAATCTCTTTCAAGATAGGCGATCATCTCAATATTCTGAGGTAATTGAGTGGGAACGTCCTTTAATGAGTGCACAGCAATATCGATCTCGTCATTTAATAATGCGATATCGAGATCCCTTGTAAATACTCC encodes the following:
- the hemC gene encoding hydroxymethylbilane synthase, whose protein sequence is MKSIRIGTRNSALALWQAREVARHLQNNNYLTEIVPIVSSGDKNLNQPLYSLGITGVFTRDLDIALLNDEIDIAVHSLKDVPTQLPQNIEMIAYLERDFPQDILIRKESARNKEFHELKLATSSLRRRAFWLRNYPNAEFSDIRGNIQTRLQKLEDENFDATILSLAGIKRMKMEIDYEMLPLMISAPSQGVIAVAGHTDKPEINEILKQINHQPTQICVEIERNFLSTLEGGCTAPIGAFAEIIADQIRFKAALCSLDGKNCIAIDENFEYGTDENFGEKYAKVVLENGGKELMAEIKSQI